Sequence from the Burkholderiaceae bacterium DAT-1 genome:
TCCTAGCGCTCGTCGTGCGGGCCAGGTGCAGGTTTGCGCCCGGTGAACATGGCTCGCAGCAGATTTTCGCGATGGCGACGACTGCTCACGATGACACCGCCCACATGTAAGGGGATCAGGACGGTCAGCGACCACGCCAGTGCCGCGTGCAGATCCGACAACCAGCCGTAACCCCAGAAGGCATCGGTGGTATACAGCCAGCCGGTAAAGGCCAGCGCCGCACAATGGGTCAGCAAGGCCAGCACCATCCAGCTGCCCAGCGGATTGTGGCCGATATAGCGTTTTTCCTGTCCTGCGCGTACATCCCGGACATACATCAGCGTTTCTGCAGGGTGACGGACAAACTGTGCAAAGCGCGCATAGTGCGACCCAGCCAGTCCCCAGATCAACCTGATCACCACCACTGCTGCCACACAATAGCCAGCCAGCGGATGAATGTCGTCGAAATGCTCACCCGGCCAGAGCCCGCTCACCCAGGTAGTGAGCACGCCAGCCACCAGACTCCAGTGCAGCACCCGGACGAGTCTATCCCAGACCGGGATCGTGTCGGTGCGCGACGAATCACTCACTTGGCGGCGGCCGGTTGCTCACCTTCGGCATACACACGCTCGAAAGTCTTGGGATTGAAGAACACTTCCATCTTGTTGCCCTTGGCGTCAAAGCCGTAGACCTCGTAGCAGTTGTTGAAGTTTTTCACCTGACGGATCTTCCAGCCTTCGGCTTCCAGCTTGCGCTGCAGCTCCATTTGCGGCTTTTTCTCTTCCTTGGGCATCACCGGGCAGGACACATTGCCATGCGCAAAGGCGGAGGCAGAGAAAAGGGATACAACAAGCGTCAGCAACAATTTCATGATGGTGTTTTCCGAAATCAGATCATTCAAAAAGGAAGTCTGCCACCCTGCACCAGCAGGTCGGGTGAGGCATCTGCCAGCGTCTTGCAGCCGGACAGCGCCATGGCGATTTCCAGCTCGTCGCGCAACAGGCGCAGCACATGTGCCACCCCCAGCGCACCACAGGCGGCCAGCGCATGGACATACGGCCTGCCAATCAGCACAGCATTTGCCCCTAGCGCAATCGCTTTCAGTACGTCCGTGCCTCGGCGGATGCCCCCATCCACCAATACCGGCACGTCCGGCCCCACGGCCGCCCGAATCGGCGGCAGCAGCAGCGTAGCAGGCGGCACTGTGTCCAGCGTCCGGCCACCGTGGTTTGAAACAATGAAACCTGTCACGCCGCGCGCCAGTGCTTCGCGTGCATCCAGCGGATGCGTCACGCCCTTCAGCAGCAGCGGCAGGCGGCTTTCCTGACGAATCCAGTCGATCTCGGCCCAGGTGGCGGCGCGCGGCATCAAGCCGTCGAACAGTGCACTCTGACCCGGCTGCAGATTGAGCGGTTGCTTAATGCCGCCCAGATTCACCGCGCGAATATCGTCCGGCAGTTTAAAGTCAGCGCGGCGTTCACGGTCACGCGCACCGTGCACCGGTGCATCCACAGTCAGCACCAGCGCCTGATAGCCTGCCGCCTCTACCCGCCGCAGCAGCGCGCGCATGAAATCACGGTCGTCGCGCCAGTACAGCTGGAACCACAGCGATCCGGCATCGGGCTCGGCCAGCATCGGTGCCGCAACGATTTCCATGTCGATACTGGCTTGCGCGCTCAGCACCAGACCCGCGCCCTGTGCCGCAGCGGCGTGTGCCACCGCCATCTCGCCATCGGCATGAAACAGACGCTGGTAGGCAATGGGTGCGAGCAAGATCGGATGCAGCAGCGGACGGCCCAGCAATTGCGTCCGCGTATGTCCACCCGCCAGATCGCGCAGTACGCGCGGCAGCAGGCCAATCTGGTCCCATGCCTTGCGGTTGGCGCGCAGGGTGTGTTCGTCTGCCGCCCCGCCATTCAGGTAGGCCCAGGCCATCTCGCTCACGCGCGCCTGCGCATGGGCTTCGAAGTCCTGCAGATTGACGATGCCTGCCGGCAGTCGTTCGATGCTCGGGCTGCTCATGTGTCCGCCCACATGCGCAAGAGGTTGTGATAGGTGCCGGTGAGCTGCACCATTTCCGGTGTCTCGCCCAACTCGCTACGCAGGCGCATCAGGCTCATGTCCATATCGAACAGCAGACGGCGCTGATCATCCGAGCGCACCATGCTTTCGATCCAGAAAAAACTGGCCAGACGTGCGCCGCGTGTCACCGGTTCGACGCGATGCACGCTGGTGCCGGGATAGAGCACCATATCACCCGCTGCCAGCTTCACACGCTGCGAGCCATAGGTGTCGGCAATGACCAGTTCGCCGCCCTCATATTCATCCGGATCGCAGAAAAACAGCGTGCAGGAAATGTCGGTACGCACGCGCTGGACGCCGCCCGGCAGATAGCGGATCGATTGATCCACATGATCGCCGTAGGTATTGCTGTCGCCGCTGTAGCGATTGAACAGCGGCGGCAGAATGCGCTTGGGCAGGGCTGCCGAGAAAAACAGCGGATGCTTGTCCAGCGCACCCAGTACCAGCGCCTGCAGTTCTGCATGCTGCGGCGTACCCATCTGCAATTGCTCGTTATGCTTCACCAGCGCCGCCTGTGCGCCAGCCGTGGTGCGACCGTCGATCCAGGCCGCAGCGGCCAGCAGCTCGCGCGCACGCGCCAGCTGGTCTGCATTGAGTACATCGGGGATACGCAGCAGCATGATGCTTCCTTAGAATTTATAAGTTCCGGTCAGCGAGACAATCCGACCCTTGCCCGGCACATAATGACCAGTGTAGAGCGTATCGGCATACAGCTTGTCGGTGACGTTATCCACATTCAGGCGCACGATCATTTCGTCCTCGCGAATGGTGTATTCCGCCATCAGATTGCCCACCGTAAAGGCCGGGGCAAAGAAGCCCGGATTGCGGTTAGGCTGCTGTTCGCCACGGGTGGTCAGACCCGCACCGACGCGCCACCGGCTGTCGAGCTTATAAGTGGACCATACGCTGCCGGAGTACTTCGGCGTCAGCGACGGACGGGTGCCCTGCCCTTCGGAGCCCGGCGCGGCGATATCAATCTTGGCCACCGGCATCCATGTAAAGGTAGTGAAGATTTCCAGCGCCGGCGTGATGCGGCCGGTGACATCAATGTCGATCCCGGCGGCATGGCGCTTGCCCGACAGCTCGACCAGATTGGTCAGCGGATCGGTATTGCGCTCGTGCAGCTTGGTGGCGCGGAAGATGCCGAAGCGGGTCGTCAGCTTGCCATCTTCGGAATCGATCTGGCCGCCCAGTTCCACGTTCACCGATTGTTCTGGCGGAATGTTCTGGTTAGCCGCGCTCAGCGAGTAGGTATCACCCGAAGTATTGAAAGAAGTCGCACCCATCAGATGGAAGGAAAGGCGTTCGTTTGGCTGGAAAATCACAGCCGCACGCTTGCTCCACTCGCCGATATTCATCTGGTACGGCAAGGTGGTCACCGGGCCCGCTGCATTGGTCGGGATGGTGTACACGTTGTAGTTGCCCTTCAGCTTGTCATAGCGCAGACCGGCCAGCACCTTCCACATCGGCGCGATTTCAACCAGATCCTGCACATAGGCACCATAGCCCTTGGATACATAGTCATTATTGGTGCGGAAGCTGCGCAGAGTCTCATCAATCCATGCACCATCATCCACAGTACCCACAGTAGTGGTCGGCTTGACCGGCACGATACCGCCTTGCGCTGCGGACAGGGTGGAATACACCTGCTTCTTCTCCTGCGAGAAATCGAAGCCGGTTTGCAGATTATGTGCGAAGCCGCCGAAGTTGAACTTGGCGCTCAGATCGCTCTGGGCGTTGATAGTCTGCATGTCCTGAACCTTCAACTGAGTGCCGCGCGACAGCACGGTATTCGGGCCGAAGGTATCCAGCGTCACGGCCACCTTGCCCGGCTGTTGTGCTGCGGCGGCAAAACGCACGGTACCGGCGCGCTGATCGCGGGTGTAGCTTGCGCTGCGCACCTTGGTGACCAGCTCCATGTCCGGACTGAAGCGATGGGTGTGATCCGCCATGATGTAACGGGCGCTGCCGTTGTTGTAATCGCTGGCCATGCCGTAGTAGGCAGTCGGATCGGTCGGGATCAGGGTGATGGCTTCGGTCGGCGAAGTCAGCGACGGACGAATCCACGGCATGCCGTAGTTCATGCCATTACGGTTGGTCAGCGAATACAGCGTCAGGCCGAATTCATCCTGCTCATCAATGCCGGTGCGCACGTTGGCCGCAATGCCGGACTTCTTGATGGAATTACCTGCGCCGTCGTTATCGGCACGATTGGCCATCGCCGCAATGCGCCAGGCGGTGGATTCACCCACGCGCTGATTCAAATCGGCCACGGCACGCACGCCATTGTGGCTGGCCACGGTCACATCCACCTGATTCTGGTCGGCCAGCTGCGCATGCTTGGTCACCTGATTCACGGCGCCACCACTCGAGCCACGACCAAACATCAGTGCGCCTGATCCGCGCAGCAGTTCAACCTTGTCGAGGAAGAAGGTATCGCGGTCGTAGAAGGCCGGATCGCGCATGCCATCAATAAAGATATCGCCTGTGCTTTGCAGGGAGATACCGTGAATCTTGATGTCTTCTTCGCCACCTTCGGCTGCCTGGAAAGTAATGCCCGCGGTGTTCTTCAGCACTTCCTTCACATTGTCCAGATTGCGATCGTCGATCAGCTTTTCGGTCACCACAGTCAGTGCCTGCGGAATATCGCGGATATCCTGCTTGCCCTTGCCAATGCGGGTTTCAGTGGCCTGATAGCTGTCCTTGCCCTGCTTTTCGGCAGCCGCTTTCACACGCACCACCGGCAAAGCTGCTTCGTCGCTCGCTGCGGTAGTTTGCTGGGTAGGTGCAGTGGCTGGCGTCACAGTGTCGGCCATGGCGACCTGAGTCAGGCCAAAGCCTGCAGCCAGTGCGCCCAAAGGCAGCAGATGATTAACCTTGCGCTTGTGATCGTTGCGATTCATGTCCTGGAGTTCCTTGTTTTTTCAGGGTGCACGCCGCCCGTACGACCCGCTCGGGAGGTCGTACAAGGACGTGGTTCAATGTTCGGGGGCTAGTTAAATTGCGTGTCTAGTTCGCGTCGGGTTCGCTGACAAAACCGATCTTGTTCAGGCCTGCCTTGCTGGCATCGGCCAGGGTTTCCACCACTTCGCGGTAGCGACCATTCTGATCGGCACGCAGATGAATTTCCGGTTGATTGCCCTTCTGGCCTTCGGCAGCAAAGCGATGGATGGCCTCGGCTCGGGTCACCGGTTCGCCATTCCAGAAACGCTGTCCCTGGGCATCAATGGCAAACTCGATCTTGTCGACCGGCGCCACATTCGCAGTCGAGCTGACCTTGGGCAGATCCAGCTTGACTGCATGCGTCAGCAGCGGCGCAGTCAGAATAAAAATCACCAGCAGCACCAGCATCACGTCGATCAGCGGCACCATATTGATTTCCGCGACCGGTGCGCCACTGCGCTTATTGTCAAATGAAGCAAAAGCCATATCCGTCTTCCTTCAGCTCACCATCAGATCAATGTGCAGACTGCTTGAGCGGCACGACATTGCCCGCCGCTGCGGCACCGGGCGCTTCGCCCATCGTCAGGAAGCTATGCAATTCGTAGGCAAAGGCATCCAGCTTGCCAGTCAGCACGCGGTTGCCACGGGTGAAGGCGTTGTATGCCACCACCGCCGGAATCGCCACGCCCAGACCGATACCGGTCATGATCAGCGCTTCGCCCACGGGTGTAGCCACTTTATCCAGCGTACCGGCACCACTCATGCCAATGGCCAAGAGCGCGTGATACACGCCCCACACGGTGCCAAACAGGCCCACAAAGGGTGCGGTCGCGCCAATCGTCGCAAGCGTCGTCAGGCCGGATTCGAGACGGGTGGTTTCTTCGTCCAGCACCTTCTTGATGGTACGGGTGATGAAATCGTTGGCTGTACCGGCTTCAGCCAGCTTGGCCGAACCGTAACGGGCATGGTGTGCCTGCGCATGCATGGCATGTGCGCTCAGATGCGAGAAAGGATCATGGGCACCATGCGTCTGGATTTCAGCCTGTACGGCTTCCAGCGAGCGCGCATTCCAGAAGAAATCGAGGAAGGCAGTGGCGCGCTTGTTACGCAGAAACTGGCCAATGCCCTTGGCAGCAATCAGCGCCCAAGAAGCCACCGACATCAGAATCAGCAGCACCAGCAAGGTTTTGCCCACCGCATCGGACTGCGAAATAAAGTGGCCGAAGCCAACTGCCTGGTTCACGGTATCTTGCATGATCAAGGATCTTTCCAAAAATTCGTTCGGTGAAGTATTTGGGTTCGGTCTACGCGCTCAACGATCCAGCTCGTAGGCGAGCGGTGCCAGCGTTTCCCATTCCACAGCTTTGCCGTCTTCGGTTTGCGGCGCAAAGCGGGCGCTGCGGATATCCTGTATCGCCTGCTCATCCAGCCGCGCAAAGCCGGACGACTTATGCACACTGGCATCCTTCAGGCGGCCACTGGCATCCACCACAATACGCAGCACCACAATGCCGGATTCATGCGCACGCTTGGACAACAGCGGGAAATTCAGTACCGGCAGCTTCTGGTAGCGCACGGCACTGGGCGGAATCTTTTTCGGAGCCGGTGGCTGCGGAGGCGCAACCGGCGCGGGTGTCACCACAGGCGCGGGCGCCGGGGCCACCGCAACGGGTGCAGGCGGCACGGGCTCGGGTTCAGGGGCCACAAAATTGTGCTGGGCAGGCGCGGGCGACGGCGCAGCAGCAATCACTGGCGCAGGTGTCGGGCGGGATTGCGGGGCCGGTTGCGGCTGTGCTTTCGGCGGTTCCGGCGTGATCCGCTCGGGCAAGGCAATCATGCTCACCATCATGGTGGTGACACGCGGCACGGGCGGCTGCGCAGGTATCGCATGCCACACCGCCCAGGCACCCAGCACATGGAGCGCAAGCACCGCCGCCCCAAGCGCACGGCGGCCGCCCTTGCTCAGCTCATCCGCCTGAGCAGGCAGTGGCAGCAAGGACACGGCAGGCTGCTGGCGAAACTCAACAGCGGTATCAGCATAGACAGTAGCGATTTGCGACACGATTACACATCATCCACACCTCACCATGAGGCAATAGTGTGAATGATAGTCCAAATGCGAATGATTTTCAATTGGATTCGCAATCACTTTCTTTGATGCAGATCAAGGCAGGGATAGCGTGGGGGTGAAACGGAAGGATGCCGGACGCTGACAGGGTGGTGCCAGCGCGCCGGAGGCAGTCGTACGACGCTGGCTGATCGCCTTGCCCAGCCACGTACAGGCCTCCTGGTTGGGCTAAGGCTGCTGAAATTGTACATACTTTACACAGGCAACACTCAATAACACGCCCATGCAATCGCCAGCCTGTCCCGATGATCTTCGCACTGGGTCACATGCGCACATCCGGCATCGCCGAACATGATCGGCAGGTTATCCTCGGAATCGATCTGGCATACCAGCCGCATCGCTTTGCCGCAATCCGGGCAAGATGGATACTCCACACCCTGCACCCAGTGAGGCCAGCCGAGCAATTTGTCTTTGGGCAGCGGATAACCTTGTTCGCTCAGTAATTCTTGCTCTGCATCGGATAAATGCATGCCCCGTTCATGCAACTCTTCCCAGTTCGGATAATCCTCCTTAGGTATCCAACCGGTAATCTTGCGCTCGGGAAAGGCGTCGCTGACTGGACTCGAATCTGAGGACTCGCTAGCAATCGCGGCGGGATCGAGTACCCGGATCAGGGTACTCTTCGCGAAGGGTGCATAGGCTTCACATTCTATTTCGCACTCTTGTTCCTGATTAGTGCAATAGAACACCTGCAATAGCCCGCCGCCAAACGCATTCAATGCCTCCTCCGGCAAGTCATGCACATTCAACTGCACAAATAGCTGCATTGGTTGCTGACAGTGGCCGCAGCACGGCCAAGTCTCGCCTATCGCCAGCCCCGGTGTACCGGAAAACTTCGAGGCCAATGGTCCAGCACGACGTTCTACGGTATCTGGCACCCAAGCTATCCGCGTATAGGGGGACAGCTTGGATTGCAAGTCTGGCCAGTGGATGGTTTCTACTGGAACGTCTACTTTTCGCTGAAATATGGAGAGTAGATTCTTTATCATGAATTTCATATCCATTTACCCAACTTATAACGCAAAACAATTCAACATAAAACTTCCAAACTTAAAATTATCTTCCCAAACCTCCGCTGGACTCTCAAATGAAATTAGATAAAACAAGTCCTTTGAGTCATCCCCTATTGAAAGGTAATGAATAATTACTCCTTCACCACCCTCATCTTTCCGTATTCTCAATACATTCATATCGAGTGAGTTTCCAGAAATAACACCATTTTTCAGAATCACGCCTGAATTTGACATTTTTCCCAGAATTAACTTTGCAAATTCACTCGGCTTTTTATTATTTTTCCTATAAAAATCAAAAACCTTATTGATAGACATTCCTGTGAGGAACCTACCTGAGATATCAATATTCTCTTTAGTGATGAAAATTGCACTAGTATTTCCTTTCACCTCTTCCTTGACAAACCATTCTCTAGGACGAAAGAAGGAGCCAACTCCATTTGACGATTCATACCACTGTAAATCAGGTACTTCATTTACATTGGCGGGACACTTATTTACCTCAGCATATACAAACCCATTGAAAGCAAACAGCAGCATTAAGACGCTTATTGCTCGTTCAGAATAAAAATGCCTCACAAATTC
This genomic interval carries:
- a CDS encoding cytochrome b/b6 domain-containing protein, whose translation is MPVWDRLVRVLHWSLVAGVLTTWVSGLWPGEHFDDIHPLAGYCVAAVVVIRLIWGLAGSHYARFAQFVRHPAETLMYVRDVRAGQEKRYIGHNPLGSWMVLALLTHCAALAFTGWLYTTDAFWGYGWLSDLHAALAWSLTVLIPLHVGGVIVSSRRHRENLLRAMFTGRKPAPGPHDER
- a CDS encoding PepSY domain-containing protein, which gives rise to MKLLLTLVVSLFSASAFAHGNVSCPVMPKEEKKPQMELQRKLEAEGWKIRQVKNFNNCYEVYGFDAKGNKMEVFFNPKTFERVYAEGEQPAAAK
- a CDS encoding alpha-hydroxy-acid oxidizing protein — translated: MSSPSIERLPAGIVNLQDFEAHAQARVSEMAWAYLNGGAADEHTLRANRKAWDQIGLLPRVLRDLAGGHTRTQLLGRPLLHPILLAPIAYQRLFHADGEMAVAHAAAAQGAGLVLSAQASIDMEIVAAPMLAEPDAGSLWFQLYWRDDRDFMRALLRRVEAAGYQALVLTVDAPVHGARDRERRADFKLPDDIRAVNLGGIKQPLNLQPGQSALFDGLMPRAATWAEIDWIRQESRLPLLLKGVTHPLDAREALARGVTGFIVSNHGGRTLDTVPPATLLLPPIRAAVGPDVPVLVDGGIRRGTDVLKAIALGANAVLIGRPYVHALAACGALGVAHVLRLLRDELEIAMALSGCKTLADASPDLLVQGGRLPF
- a CDS encoding Fe2+-dependent dioxygenase, with the protein product MLLRIPDVLNADQLARARELLAAAAWIDGRTTAGAQAALVKHNEQLQMGTPQHAELQALVLGALDKHPLFFSAALPKRILPPLFNRYSGDSNTYGDHVDQSIRYLPGGVQRVRTDISCTLFFCDPDEYEGGELVIADTYGSQRVKLAAGDMVLYPGTSVHRVEPVTRGARLASFFWIESMVRSDDQRRLLFDMDMSLMRLRSELGETPEMVQLTGTYHNLLRMWADT
- a CDS encoding TonB-dependent receptor, producing MNRNDHKRKVNHLLPLGALAAGFGLTQVAMADTVTPATAPTQQTTAASDEAALPVVRVKAAAEKQGKDSYQATETRIGKGKQDIRDIPQALTVVTEKLIDDRNLDNVKEVLKNTAGITFQAAEGGEEDIKIHGISLQSTGDIFIDGMRDPAFYDRDTFFLDKVELLRGSGALMFGRGSSGGAVNQVTKHAQLADQNQVDVTVASHNGVRAVADLNQRVGESTAWRIAAMANRADNDGAGNSIKKSGIAANVRTGIDEQDEFGLTLYSLTNRNGMNYGMPWIRPSLTSPTEAITLIPTDPTAYYGMASDYNNGSARYIMADHTHRFSPDMELVTKVRSASYTRDQRAGTVRFAAAAQQPGKVAVTLDTFGPNTVLSRGTQLKVQDMQTINAQSDLSAKFNFGGFAHNLQTGFDFSQEKKQVYSTLSAAQGGIVPVKPTTTVGTVDDGAWIDETLRSFRTNNDYVSKGYGAYVQDLVEIAPMWKVLAGLRYDKLKGNYNVYTIPTNAAGPVTTLPYQMNIGEWSKRAAVIFQPNERLSFHLMGATSFNTSGDTYSLSAANQNIPPEQSVNVELGGQIDSEDGKLTTRFGIFRATKLHERNTDPLTNLVELSGKRHAAGIDIDVTGRITPALEIFTTFTWMPVAKIDIAAPGSEGQGTRPSLTPKYSGSVWSTYKLDSRWRVGAGLTTRGEQQPNRNPGFFAPAFTVGNLMAEYTIREDEMIVRLNVDNVTDKLYADTLYTGHYVPGKGRIVSLTGTYKF
- a CDS encoding biopolymer transporter ExbD, giving the protein MAFASFDNKRSGAPVAEINMVPLIDVMLVLLVIFILTAPLLTHAVKLDLPKVSSTANVAPVDKIEFAIDAQGQRFWNGEPVTRAEAIHRFAAEGQKGNQPEIHLRADQNGRYREVVETLADASKAGLNKIGFVSEPDAN
- a CDS encoding MotA/TolQ/ExbB proton channel family protein; this encodes MQDTVNQAVGFGHFISQSDAVGKTLLVLLILMSVASWALIAAKGIGQFLRNKRATAFLDFFWNARSLEAVQAEIQTHGAHDPFSHLSAHAMHAQAHHARYGSAKLAEAGTANDFITRTIKKVLDEETTRLESGLTTLATIGATAPFVGLFGTVWGVYHALLAIGMSGAGTLDKVATPVGEALIMTGIGLGVAIPAVVAYNAFTRGNRVLTGKLDAFAYELHSFLTMGEAPGAAAAGNVVPLKQSAH
- a CDS encoding energy transducer TonB, which gives rise to MSQIATVYADTAVEFRQQPAVSLLPLPAQADELSKGGRRALGAAVLALHVLGAWAVWHAIPAQPPVPRVTTMMVSMIALPERITPEPPKAQPQPAPQSRPTPAPVIAAAPSPAPAQHNFVAPEPEPVPPAPVAVAPAPAPVVTPAPVAPPQPPAPKKIPPSAVRYQKLPVLNFPLLSKRAHESGIVVLRIVVDASGRLKDASVHKSSGFARLDEQAIQDIRSARFAPQTEDGKAVEWETLAPLAYELDR
- a CDS encoding DUF1963 domain-containing protein, which translates into the protein MKFMIKNLLSIFQRKVDVPVETIHWPDLQSKLSPYTRIAWVPDTVERRAGPLASKFSGTPGLAIGETWPCCGHCQQPMQLFVQLNVHDLPEEALNAFGGGLLQVFYCTNQEQECEIECEAYAPFAKSTLIRVLDPAAIASESSDSSPVSDAFPERKITGWIPKEDYPNWEELHERGMHLSDAEQELLSEQGYPLPKDKLLGWPHWVQGVEYPSCPDCGKAMRLVCQIDSEDNLPIMFGDAGCAHVTQCEDHRDRLAIAWACY